The Triticum aestivum cultivar Chinese Spring chromosome 6D, IWGSC CS RefSeq v2.1, whole genome shotgun sequence genomic sequence GAATAGGAGGAGTGTCGGTGACTCAAATTTCCATGAAGGCCGCCGAGCTGGTGGGGCCCGTTTATCAGCTTCAAGATAGGTGGCTGTCGGGTATGCAGATACGGAGAATTTGGATGGAGAGAAATATCCAGCCTCTAGGATGGAGAGAGTTCCCCATGTACGACAACAAGGGCTTACGAAAATGTGGTTCCAAGGAAAATCAATTAGTAGATTGTAAAGTGATGATGTTGCTTTGTTTTGGATAGGTTGTTGCGAACAAAACTGTTCTCATGTTGACAATGTGATATGGCATGCTAAGGTCATGTTCCCAAATGATGTGATCATTTAATCTGCCAGCTTTTGAAGCCTTTTGAATTGTAATGTTAAAGCTGGTACAAAATGAATTGCAGTGCTCAAATATTTTTAACTGTAATGTTAAATGTGGTACAAAATGAATTGCAGTGCTCAGGTAGAGAGGGCCGGCGGTGGACAATAAACAACTTATATATGGGCTCATTTGAAAATTACCCAAGCTTCAGCAACGGGAAATCTCCATGCACGCTACCTCGGTCGACTAACATGGCCCTATGAGCAGGTGCGGGCGCGTTTAGGACTTGTGAAAGTTTTAGGACCTATTTGATACCTTTCGAATAGTTATAGGACTGACGATGTCATTTACTAAGAAACTTAACTATGGTTGCACATGCCATAAGTGGTGCGCTGTGCAAATACTTGAAAAAGAAATTATACCCATAATTATGAAGAAACTGAGAAAATAAATCACACTATGTAATTATGTGCATGTTGTGGCTCTTTGAAAATAAGAGAGGgcagagaaaaaaagaagaaaaatatatGTTAGTTCAACCAAAAAATTTGCCATTGAAAAACACCCACCATAAAAGGATTTAAAAAGCCCAGGAAAGGGGCCGCCATCCTATTTGCCACCCATAAGCGTCAAACAACTGTGACGTAGCTGAATCGGAGCAATCGGCCCACGAGACATGGGCTGGACCACTTTGAGCGAGCAAACGGTTTTGAAACATTCTGGAAGGTTACCTAAACCAGTTTTCCTGGTTTGTTATCTTTTACCCTTTTCCCCCATTTTCCGTCAtgtattttgtttttcattttctttcccgttcttttttttctcttattCCTCCTTTtcttttgggttttccttttttgtttttttgttttatcataaattcaaaaaatatattaaaaagttAGAAGTTTAAATTACTATAAGTACGCCAAATTGTTCGAACTTCCAATTCGGTTCacatttttttttcagtttttgtatattttataaaaaaaataaaattaaaaaagaaaatcaTGATTTCGTAAAATATGTTCACATTCCAGAAGAAAATGTTCATAAAATTAGAAAAAAATGTTCTTGTTGTAAAACAAAATCGGTGTTTCCAATAATGTTCTGGCTTTTGAGAATTGTCCAAAGATTCATATAATGTGTGcggtttcaaatttgtttgaagTTTAAAAAATTGTTCCCATTATCAAACGTTGTTTAAGTCTTACCGAATTGTTCGAAAATTTGAATTTTTGTTCAAGTTCCAAAAGTAGCTCTTGTTTTTCAATATTTGTTCACTATGTCAAAATTTGTTCAGGTTTAAAAAATTTCTTGAATTTCgaatttttcacattttcagaaaaTAGTTtgattataaaaaaaatgcatatttagATAAGTATCAATAATAAACTAACCAAATAAACCGGTTTCCAATAGTGAACTAGGCACCACAGTGCCTACCGGTCGCTACTGTCCAAAACGTGTTTGCTTCTTTCGCTACGTCTAAAACTGGCCGGGCTAAATCTCAGTCAACTGAATAATAATCTTAATGTGAAAGCATATTCAAAGTTCTTTTACCCCCGCTccaaaagaatttttgatgcaaacCAAAAGGCTCAATGGACCAATCACGATTAAACTCGACGGAACAATTCAATTTCATATCACGAATTACATTAAACACTGATCTCTCCAACATTTGAACAATTTGCGGCTTCAATTAGTAACTAAGATCGAAATCGAATGATGCATCACGTCACGTTGATGGCGTCACCAAGAGAAGCAGTGTGGGCGGAAGGTAATGGACCGGCGATCAGCCTGCTGTGGTGTTGGTGGCGGCGCACGGGGTGAAGTCGCATGGCAGCTTGGTCCGGCCGGCAGGCCCCCCGCCGCCGGTGTTGGCGCGGCGGAAGCGGGCGCCCTCGATGAGCACGCGCTGGGCGGAGCTGAGGAGCGCGCCGTTGAGGTGGTCGAGGACGCTGGCGGTGGTCGGGTAGAGGAAGGGCGACCCCGGCGCGTTGTAGTAGGCGTTGAGCAGCGCCGCCGTGGCCTCCCGGAGCAGCGTGCGGTAGGGGTCGCCGCGGCCGTCGAGCGCCTCCCGCAGCGTCATGTCCGGCCCGTACCGCTGCGCCGCCAGCGGGCCGAACGCCATGGCCACCGTCGTGTTGGGCGTCACCACCTTCCAGTGGCAACGGTGCTCCGGCAACGTCCACTGGTCGTACGCGCACGCGGAGCCGGAGCTTGAGCCGGAGCCCGAGCCATCGGCCGGCGTTTCGCCTGAGGATGGCGCGGGCGGCGAGGGGAGCGTCTCCGGCTCTGGCTGCTGCGGCACCGTCGGCGGGCGGCGCCAGACGGGAGGCAGGAGCCGCGGCCTGCGGCGCCAGAAGATCGGCACCGGAGAAGACACCGGGCCCGGCGCCACCGTCAGGGGCGGCGATGGCGTAGCGGCCGCGGCCGCGGGGTCCTGCGGGGGCACGGGGCCGGCGCGGGGGCAGAAGTCCATGGGCTGCTCCGGCTGCGAGAGCAGCGGCAGGACGGTGTAGAGGGCGAGGCCGAGCATGCGGAAGGCGAGCGTGAGCTCGCGCGGCTCGGCGGTGGCGTCGGCGGAGCAGTGGCCGGTGGCGTGGACGACGCGTGCCGTGCAGCGGTTCATGTCCGGCGACCCCTCCATGCGGACCGAGAAGCCGCCGAACCAGTTGGTGTTGCACTCCCGCACCGTGATCGGcgtgtcgccgccgccgcactGGATCGCCACCCGCGCCCCTGCACCCATCCGATCGCCATGCACGTACACGCATGCGCGTTGCATGTTGGGTTGGTTAGTAGGTGGGCGGCCATGGAGGCGTGCGTGGGTGAGTAGGAGCGGGGCGGGTTACGTACCGTAGAGCGGGTAGTCGAAGAGGCCGCGGGCGCCGTCCTTGCACTGGTCGCAGAACACCATGCCGGCGACCACCGTGCTGCTGGtcgccgcgtccgccgcgggcacggccagcagcagcagcagcagcagcgcggccACCGCCGCCACGCTCCTCGCGGCGCCGTCGACAGGACCCGCCATGGCGTACGTACCGGTGCGCGCTGTGACGTTCGGTGGATGGTGGGGGTTACGGATCGGATGTGCAGTGCGCCGGCGGCGATGGATTTATAGCCGGCCAGCTGCCGCGTACGCCGGCCCCCGCGTGGGTACTACGTGCAGCTTTGTGTGATGGATGTGCCCACCGGTTAAAAACCTAGCTTTTAGCTAGCTACTTAATTGTTTGGTGAACTACGTAAATATTTTCGCTCACTCACTCACACACTGGAATGTTCGGACACGTACGTACGTACGAAGCACATCGGAGCAAAAGGTTGTGAGCACTCCTAATTGTTTGGTCACGCTCTCCTGCTAGTTTACTCCCTCAGTATCATCAGtatataagacattttttgacactgaAGTGTCTTGTATTTTGGTATGAAGGGAGTATTTGTAATTTTCTTTTTCGCTCTTTCTGATATATATATGAATTCCTAGGAAAAAGACCATTAGCACAACAACAAATCTTGGATACATATCAAACATTTGTAAATTTTAGTATTTCAATCAACCATTTTTTCTGGTTGCCGCTTTTTCTCAGTTTCGttattttttgttttagttttttcgGTTTTCTCGGGTTTTCGTAAAAACATAAGTTCttcaaaacctattaacatggaATGTAGTTTCGAAGATCTCGGCGTGAGAAATCCAATGGCGAAAATTGTTGGGATTTGCATGCAAGGTTTAACAGATAAACCATTTTGGAAAAACAGATCTatgaaaaaaagggaaaactccatgGCTGCAATAATTTGTCGCAGATGCAGTGCATCACTCGTCAGCACCCCAGAAGATGGGGAGTGACCTTTACAAGAGGTAACACTTAACTAGTGATCTAGCTCTTATCTGCAGCACAGAGCGCGACGTTGCCCAGCCTCgcctgaaccccccccccccccccctatcatgttttttgttttctccctttttttctacttttgtttatacttccaTATATACTAGATATATCTCTTCCAAAAAAACATGACCAGaaattgcattaaaaaaatcatcaagtatttaaaaatgttaaatgtgtatagaaaaaaatgtttctcatttaGCCCACAATATATACAATGTGTCTGAAAttttttgatcatgtatttaaaaaaaattattcaagtatttgaaaaatggtaaacaagcatttaaaaaaatgttaaatgtgtataaaaaaatgtttctCTTGTATCCAGAAAACTATATACACAAAACATCAATGTGTATGAAAATAGTCAATCATATATTTTAAAATGGTAATCAAgcgtttgaaaaatgttaattaaatatttgaaaaaatgttaatcaagtatttgtaAAATCAAGTGTATATAAACAATGTTTCGCATTTATATGAATAATGGATACAAATAATGGGTgtatgaaaaaatgttgatcatgtatttaaagaaatctaatcaagcatttgaaaattgttATTCAACTATTCGaaaaatgttaattaagcattttcaaaacaaagaaaaccgagaaagaaacaaagaaaaccaaagaaaagaaagaaaagataaAATTTGAATAAAAACAGAAGAAACCAATGCTAAGAGACTGAAAATAGTGCAAACCGACCAAGAAAAATAACCCCGAAGAAATCAAATGCAAAAGAATGAAAACGGTAAAGACTAAGACAGAAAGAAATAAAACAGATGAAAATGAGAAAGCAACAAACTAAAACCAGGAGAAACccagagaaaaaagaaagaaataaaaaaaaactgaaatccaagaaagaaaatagaagaaataATGCAGTCAAATATGAGAAAGAAACGAAAAAACTgatcaaaaacaaagaaaaacagaaaaaatctAAAAAACCGATGAAGATACAAAGAGATCTGTAAGAAAAAACAATAGAAAATGACAAAGAAACACGATAAAAAGGACAAGTCTAGCGATGTCTGAACGCAACAACATCGACAAGAAAAAAAACAGCAGGGCAGCCATGACCGATCGAACATAGCAAGCTAGCGAGCTAAAACACGAAAAAGGACTACCCATAATCACGGACATTTAGGCGACAACTACTTCCGTGTCGCTTTAAGCGAGATATACCTCTCGCGGCCTGAAGCTAGTGACTTTTGCATGGACTAATTATTAAATCTCACTTGGACCACACCAAAACGTGTGAATAGTTGTGTTTATATGGACTCACAAGTTTTGCGTCGAGCTTGGTACTGATGTTTCGCCGGCCAATGTACATTCAATGTTAGTGTATTTACACTAAGTACAAACATATTAAATATAACACAATAATAAGCAATTTATAGAATTAGCAGGCCCACAAAGGACGCCCATAGAGGGTTGAGCTGGTTGGGAGACTAGCCTAGGTGCAATCTAGGTCTGGCAGGTGGAGGTCCAAGTGCACATGCTAGTCCTATATATTACCTACTATGAGGTGTATAGCACTCGCCTCAAGCATTGTGAAGCCCAGTAGCGCAATGTAACACTTAATGGCATTGGGAACTTTTTGTGCCAGTGTTGGAACGTTCTGCCCGGTTATGGGAAGGTTCAATCCGGTTTATCTTTTATGTTTATTGGTTATATCATTTCTCTTCTTGTTGtttatttcttattttcctattatGATTTTTGTTTTCGTGAATACAAAATAACAATTTTTAAAATGTACACCGAATATTTTCTAATACACGTTATATATCTTTCAGATACACATTGTTTTTCAAAAACACGTTGAACATCTTCCAAATACATGTTTGAAAATATATCAAATGCACGATGAACATTCATAAAATACGTTGTGAATAATTTTCAATCTCACATTTCAAAATGCAtgtcaaacattttttaaatacatggtgaACGTTTGTATAATACACTGTGAATAGTTTTTTAAGTATATAGTGAAATTTTTTATATGTTAACACATTTTTCAATACATGTTGAAGATTTCTTAAATACATAGTGAATATTTTTATATATGGTGAATAAGTTTTATATGTcaagaaaattttaaaaatttcaCAAGATTaatatttatttttgaaaattttgaaatttttttctttgaaatgtgtgaatatttttcaaatgtCTTGAtttttttggaatgttatatattttttaaaattttatgaacaattttttaattgtTTAAGTTTTTTCAATTGGTATGAATTTCTTTAAACATATGACTGCTATTCATAAATATAAAGGACGCTGCAGAAACTAACAATGAAAAACTAgcaataaaaccagaaaaagaaattAACAATAGAAATTACTGTATATAACTGGCCAAACCTAAGAAAAATCAGTGCTACATTTTACTAGGAGGACTCATTTCGGGCGGCTTGCCTACGTGTTCTTCTATGTCAGTGGCCAAATCTATGAAAAATCAGTGAACTACGTAAATATTTACACTTGGATGAATGGGTCCATCACTCACTCACTGGAATGTGCGGACACGTACGTATGAAACACATCGGAGCAAAAGAATTCCTAGCAAAAGGACCATTAGCACAAGAACACATATTGGATACATTTCAAACATTTGTAAATATTAGTATTTCAATCAACCATTTTTGTCCGGTTGCCGCTTTTTCTCAGTTTCGTTTTCTTTGTTTGTTTTCATTTTTTCGGTTTTCTTGGGTTTTGAAAAAAAGGGTCATCAAAACATATTAACATGGAATGTAGTTCcaaagatctcgacgcgagaaatctAATGGTGAAAATGGTTCGGGATTTGGACACAAGGTTTAACAGATAAACCTTTTTGAAAAAACGTAtctatgaaaaaaaggaaaaactcccaggttgcaaTAATAGTCACACATGCAGTGCACCACCTATCAGCACCCGAGAACATGGGGAGTGACTTTTGTAACACTTAACTAGTGATCTTGTTTTTATCTGCAGCACATGTGTTGCTCTACACAGATTTCAGCCTTAATGGACATAAAGGCAGATGTCATGGACACTGCAGCCTGATGCAGGCATACCTATGTCTGGCTAATAGCATGGTGTTGGCCAGCATCGCGTGATGTGCGCGTTGTACTGCCCAGCCCAGCACGCGGGAGAATGGCCACAGCCTCGATCCCCACCCCCCCCTCCCCTTCACTTTTTGTTATCtctctttgttttattttttatactTTTGTTTATACATCCAAATATTCTAGATATATCTATGACAAAAACAAGAtcacatttttttcaaacattAATCAAGAATTTAAAATTAAAATGTATATAGAAAAATGTTTCTCATTTACCCGACAAATTTACAATGTGTCTGAAttttttgatcatgtatttaaaaaaatacaagtatttgaaaaatgttaagaaagcatttaaaaaatgttaaatatgtatataaaaatgtttctcatgtatacaaaaaacTATATATATgcaaaatatacaatgtgtatgaaaatagttgatcatatatttgaaaaatggtAATCAAGAAGTTGAAACAttttaatcaagtatttgaaaaaaatttaatcaagcatttggagaAAAAGTGTATTGAAACAATGTTTCTCATTTATATGAATAATGGATACAAAAACCAGGTGTATGAAAAAATGTTTATTATGTATTTTATGAAAtctaatcaagcatttgaatttttta encodes the following:
- the LOC123140661 gene encoding uncharacterized protein, with translation MAGPVDGAARSVAAVAALLLLLLLAVPAADAATSSTVVAGMVFCDQCKDGARGLFDYPLYGARVAIQCGGGDTPITVRECNTNWFGGFSVRMEGSPDMNRCTARVVHATGHCSADATAEPRELTLAFRMLGLALYTVLPLLSQPEQPMDFCPRAGPVPPQDPAAAAATPSPPLTVAPGPVSSPVPIFWRRRPRLLPPVWRRPPTVPQQPEPETLPSPPAPSSGETPADGSGSGSSSGSACAYDQWTLPEHRCHWKVVTPNTTVAMAFGPLAAQRYGPDMTLREALDGRGDPYRTLLREATAALLNAYYNAPGSPFLYPTTASVLDHLNGALLSSAQRVLIEGARFRRANTGGGGPAGRTKLPCDFTPCAATNTTAG